In Musa acuminata AAA Group cultivar baxijiao chromosome BXJ2-3, Cavendish_Baxijiao_AAA, whole genome shotgun sequence, the following proteins share a genomic window:
- the LOC135607414 gene encoding uncharacterized protein LOC135607414, with amino-acid sequence MGFDYYDILKVNRSATDEDLKKSYRRLAIRWHPDKNPSNEEEAEAKFKQISEAYEVLSDPQRRAIYDQHGEEEEPKGVPRDAEDIFTEIFGSTNPFGFESMNRAKSTRFQADGSGSAAPAARPWKAPAVERKLACSLEELYHGTEKKMNISRNVMQPNGRTVPENEVLTVEVKPGWKRGTKITFPNKGNDRLAADIVIVIDEKPHDVYKRDGNDLVVHHKISLVDALTGTRINLKTLDGRDLVIEMTDVVKPSYELVIQSEGMPVAREPRKKGNLVIKFDVKFPSRLAPEQRAAIRRILGG; translated from the exons ATGGGGTTCGATTACTACGACATACTGAAGGTGAATCGAAGTGCCACCGATGAGGATCTCAAGAAGTCTTACCGGAGGCTGGCGATTCGATGGCACCCGGACAAGAACCCAAGTAACGAAGAGGAGGCCGAGGCCAAGTTCAAGCAAATCTCTGAAGCCTACGAG GTACTAAGTGATCCTCAAAGACGGGCAATATACGATCAACACGGAGAAGAGGAGGAGCCGAAGGGCGTGCCTCGAGATGCCGAGGACATATTTACCGAAATCTTTGGAAGCACTAATCCTTTTGGTTTCGAGTCCATGAACCGTGCAAAGTCTACGAGGTTTCAAGCAGATGGTAGTGGCTCTGCTGCTCCCGCTGCCCGGCCATGGAAAGCACCTGCCGTGGAGAGAAAGCTGGCGTGCAGCCTCGAGGAGCTCTACCATGGCACAGAGAAGAAGATGAACATCTCTAGAAATGTCATGCAACCTAACGG ACGTACGGTCCCAGAGAACGAGGTGTTGACGGTCGAAGTGAAACCAGGGTGGAAGAGGGGAACCAAGATAACGTTTCCAAACAAGGGGAACGACAGACTCGCTGCAGATATAGTCATTGTGATCGACGAGAAGCCTCATGATGTTTACAAGAGGGATGGCAATGACCTCGTCGTCCACCACAAGATCTCGTTGGTGGATGCACTAACAGGGACCAGGATCAACCTCAAGACTCTCGACGGGCGCGACTTGGTGATCGAGATGACTGATGTGGTGAAGCCTAGCTATGAGCTGGTGATCCAAAGCGAAGGGATGCCGGTCGCAAGAGAGCCCCGGAAGAAGGGGAATCTGGTGATCAAGTTTGATGTCAAGTTCCCTTCGAGATTGGCACCGGAGCAGCGTGCAGCCATCAGACGCATTCTCGGAGGATGA
- the LOC103973405 gene encoding pentatricopeptide repeat-containing protein At5g27270 — translation MDCLRSPFLSPFTSPPQNPFGLPPPRPRSKLLNSNPPVRSSNASDPWSLSDGNSGRPRPRPYRRNPRKPLSDDDARRIIHAKAQYLSRLRRNQGSGAQTPRWIRRTPEQMSQLIEDDRDGHLYGKHVVAAIRKVRALAGRPEGSYDMREVMASFVTKLSFREMCVVLKEQRGWRQVRDFFAWMKLQLCYRPSVIVYTIVLRIYGQVGKIKLAEQIFLEMLEAGCEPDEVACGTMLCAYARWGRHKDMMLFYSAVRRRDILPSVAVFNFMISSLQKQKLHEKVIELWKQMLDDAVEPNRFTYTIIISSYAKEDLVDDAFDAFRKMKKSGFTPEEATYSLLITLSVKHGKGDDALQLYEEMKALAIIPSNYTLASLLTLHCKNANYSKALALFTEMERNKIVPDEVIYGILIRIYGKLGLYEDALKMFEEIEKIGLLNDEKTYVAMANVHLNVGNYEEAVGIIELMRSRNVELSNFAHNVLLRCYVAKEDVASAELTFQMLSKTGLPDAGCCNDLLRLYAKLGLFEKAKVLISQVRHGEIKLDEGLYKTVLEVYCKKGMIDDAEILMEEMENVGLAIDKFTKTSLMAMYGAAGGLQKAENLLKNLEQPDATAFSVMLCLYLENGDTEKAKEILKSLCQTNGGLSTASQLISKYAREGSIVEVETLYRQILDLGFIPEDSVVASMITLYGRCHQLKQAQEVFASVSHSSKPAEAAYNSMIGVCCKCGDVDEAIRLYKEMINRAYTQDAVTISILVNTLTKNGKYMEAERIIYDSFNSNMELDTVAYNTYIKSMLEAGKLHSAVSIYDHMISSGVPPSLQTYNTMISVHGQRGKLEKAIEMFNTAQGLGLSIDEKAYTNMISYYGKAGRTEKASLLFSKMMEVGILPGRISYNTMINVYATSGLHREAEDLFQDMQRIGHFPDSHTYLALVRAFTESKKYSEAEKTIRRMIGDGIAPSSAHFNHLIFAFTKEGFIFEAERVIREMRETGLDPDLACCRTMMRAYMDYGLVEKGLSFFETINKFLKPDGFILSAAAHLYEFAGKESEAGDILDAINLNGLLFLRNLRVGSKVRA, via the exons ATGGATTGCCTCAGAAGCCCTTTCCTATCCCCTTTCACTTCTCCTCCACAAAACCCGTTCGGTCTGCCGCCGCCCAGGCCCCGCTCCAAGCTTCTCAATTCCAATCCTCCCGTCCGCTCCTCCAATGCCTCTGACCCGTGGAGCCTCAGCGACGGAAACTCTGGCAGGCCCCGGCCCCGACCCTACCGCCGGAACCCACGAAAGCCCCTTTCCGACGACGACGCCCGCCGCATCATCCACGCCAAGGCCCAGTACCTCAGCCGCCTCCGCCGCAACCAGGGGAGCGGCGCCCAGACTCCCCGGTGGATCCGCCGCACACCGGAGCAGATGTCGCAGTTGATCGAGGACGACAGGGACGGGCACCTGTACGGGAAACACGTGGTAGCGGCGATTCGGAAGGTTCGGGCGCTGGCTGGGAGGCCGGAGGGGTCGTATGACATGAGGGAGGTTATGGCGTCGTTCGTGACGAAACTGAGCTTCCGGGAGATGTGTGTTGTGCTAAAGGAGCAACGCGGGTGGCGGCAGGTCAGAGACTTCTTTGCCTGGATGAAGCTGCAG CTGTGCTACAGACCTAGTGTTATTGTCTACACTATTGTTCTAAGAATATATGGCCAAGTTGGAAAGATCAAACTTGCTGAACAAATTTTCTTGGAGATGCTTGAAGCAGGTTGTGAACCAGATGAAGTTGCTTGTGGAACTATGCTTTGTGCATATGCTAGGTGGGGACGGCATAAAGACATGATGTTGTTTTATTCTGCTGTGCGTAGAAGGGATATTTTACCCTCTGTTGCAGTTTTTAATTTCATGATTTCATCCTTGCAAAAGCAGAAGCTGCATGAAAAGGTTATTGAGCTCTGGAAACAGATGTTGGATGATGCAGTAGAGCCTAATCGATTTACTTATACAATCATTATTAGTTCATATGCCAAGGAAGacctggttgatgatgcttttgaTGCATTTAGAAAAATGAAAAAATCTGGCTTCACTCCTGAGGAGGCTACATACAGCTTGCTTATTACTTTAAGTGTTAAACATGGTAAGGGAGATGATGCATTGCAACTTTATGAAGAGATGAAAGCTTTGGCGATCATTCCAAGTAACTACACTTTAGCTTCACTTTTGACGTTGCACTGCAAGAATGCCAATTACTCCAAAGCTTTGGCACTCTTTACAGAGATGGAAAGAAACAAAATTGTCCCTGATGAGGTTATATATGGAATTCTCATAAGGATATATGGAAAACTTGGACTATATGAGGATGCACTGAAAATGTTTGAAGAAATTGAAAAAATAGGTCTTCTTAATGATGAAAAGACATATGTGGCTATGGCTAATGTCCATCTTAATGTAGGAAATTATGAGGAAGCTGTAGGAATTATTGAACTTATGAGATCAAGAAATGTGGAGCTGTCAAATTTTGCACATAATGTTTTGCTTCGCTGTTATGTTGCCAAGGAAGATGTGGCTTCTGCTGAACTAACATTCCAGATGCTATCCAAAACGGGGCTTCCTGATGCAGGCTGCTGTAATGACTTGCTTAGACTTTATGCAAAATTGGGACTCTTCGAAAAGGCCAAAGTATTAATTTCACAGGTAAGGCACGGTGAAATTAAGCTTGATGAAGGCCTATATAAGACTGTTTTGGAAGTGTATTGCAAAAAGGGGATGATAGATGATGCTGAAATTTTGATGGAGGAGATGGAAAATGTTGGCTTGGCCATAGATAAATTCACAAAGACATCATTAATGGCGATGTATGGTGCAGCTGGAGGGCTTCAGAAAGCAGAGAATCTGTTGAAGAACTTGGAGCAACCAGATGCTACAGCCTTCAGTGTAATGCTTTGCTTGTATCTGGAAAATGGTGACACTGAAAAGGCCAAAGAAATTCTGAAATCCTTGTGTCAGACAAATGGTGGTTTATCTACAGCAAGCCAGCTGATTAGCAAATATGCTAGGGAAG GGAGTATAGTTGAAGTTGAAACCTTGTATAGGCAGATTTTGGATCTAGGATTTATACCTGAAGATTCAGTTGTTGCTTCTATGATTACTCTCTACGGTCGTTGCCACCAATTAAAACAAGCCCAAGAAGTATTTGCCTCTGTATCACACTCTTCAAAACCTGCAGAGGCTGCTTACAACTCAATGATAGGTGTTTGTTGCAAATGTGGAGATGTTGATGAAGCAATTCGGCTGTATAAAGAAATGATTAATCGAGCATACACTCAGGATGCTGTTACCATCAGCATACTTGTCAATACTTTAACTAAGAATG GAAAATATATGGAAGCAGAAAGAATAATTTATGACAGTTTTAATTCTAATATGGAGCTCGATACTGTAGCCTACAACACTTATATCAAGTCAATGCTAGAAGCAG GTAAATTACACTCTGCTGTCAGCATATATGATCATATGATTTCATCTGGTGTACCTCCATCCCTTCAGACATACAACACTATGATAAG TGTACATGGTCAACGGGGGAAGTTGGAGAAAGCTATTGAGATGTTCAATACTGCACAAGGTTTGGGTTTGTCAATAGATGAAAAGGCATATACCAACATGATTAGTTACTATGGAAAAGCTG GTAGGACTGAAAAGGCGTCTCTACTCTTTAGTAAAATGATGGAAGTTGGAATACTACCTGGAAGG ATCAGTTACAACACGATGATTAATGTTTATGCCACGTCCGGACTTCATCGTGAAGCAGAGGATCTTTTCCAAGACATGCAAAGAATCGGACATTTTCCAGATTCCCATACATATCTTGCACTAGTTAGAGCTTTTACAGAAAGCAAGAAATATTCAGAGGCAGAGAAAACTATTCGCAGAATGATAGGTGACGGAATCGCTCCCTCATCTGCTCATTTCAACCATTTAATCTTTGCCTTCACCAAGGAAGGATTCATTTTTGAGGCAGAAAGAGTCATTAGAGAAATGAGAGAAACAGGCTTGGATCCTGATTTAGCATGCTGTAGAACTATGATGCGAGCATACATGGACTATGGGCTTGTCGAGAAAGGTCTTTCGTTCTTTGAAACCATTAATAAGTTCCTAAAGCCTGATGGGTTTATATTAAGTGCTGCTGCCCATCTTTATGAGTTTGCTGGCAAAGAATCTGAGGCTGGGGACATTCTAGATGCAATAAATCTGAATGGACTCTTGTTTCTGAGAAACCTGAGAGTGGGGTCAAAGGTTCGAGCTTAA